The Brucella melitensis bv. 1 str. 16M nucleotide sequence AATGGCGTTCCTTGTACAGCCTCCAGTCGATTGTTGGGACACTGGAACGTGTTGGATTGGCCTTGGATCTGAGCCGTTGCCTTGAGATCGCTGGCAATGAAGGCCCTTAAGTGATCGGCATCATAGGCCGCATCAGCAATGACATGCCCCACACCCTCTAAGCCGGATAGAAGGCTTGAAGCTTGCGGACAGTCACCATAATGGCCCGGGTGTTGGCTTTATTCGCAGCGGTAGGCCGATAGCATCGACAACAGCATGCAGCTTGGTCGTCAATCCCCCGCGCGAGCGACCGATGCAGGCAGCTTCAGCCCCCCTTTTGCGCCCGCCGCATCTGCGTGGACTTTCGATATGGTGCTGTCAATGAGGACATATTCAAAGTCCCGGCGTATCAGCCAGGGCATGGAAAAGCCTTTCCCATACACCGGCGTGCGACCAGCGCCGAAAGCGGGCATGAACCGCTGTCCATTTGCCGAAGGTCGCAGGCAGATCGCGCCAGTGCGCTGCATTGGCAGCCATCCACAAGATGGCGTCGACAAATAATCGGTTATCAACACCACTGCGGCCGGGCGTACCAACTCGCCCCGGAAGATATGCTTCGATCCGGTTCCATTGCTCATCTGTAAAGCTTCGTCTGCTCACGGCTGTTCTCCTTTAACAACCTTGAATCAGAATTTCGTACAAAAGGGAATCCTTGAATGCAGACAGGTTCTAGTGCTGCAAATAGTGCAGAATCGCAGCACTACAACACGGTGTTGTGTCTAGGTACAACAAATAAAAACCAATGATTTCAAGGTGTTAATTGGTGCTGCTTGCATGACTCGAACACGCGACCCCATCATTACGAATTGTTTTTTTATTAATGATATCAGAGATTTAGACACTCTACGAAATCGTTGGGCCCTACTGGACAAGCCTTTGGCCAGAATCCACTTTCAGGGGGTGGAGGGTAGCATAGGGTATCACCCAATTGCCACTCCTTTGATCCCGCGACACTACTAGAAGCCTAAAGTTCGCGGTTGGCCCTACTAATCGGCATCGCACCCCGCCGGACCTCCCCCCATCAACGGCTGTCACAGTCTGGGGCGGGAGTCCGTGGGCGTCTGGATGTCCCGGATTTCTGAGCCTTCCCAATCCAGTCCATGACGTTGCGCATCACGATGGCAACCGCAATCGCTCTCGCTGTTCGAAAAGTGGAATACAGCACAGACGAAAGATGAGCCAACAAGCATATATGGCGTCAGTACCGTAGGGGCTGCTGTCGTTCAGAAGCCCATGAGCAACCGCATGGCGAAGGCTTGGTCCCGGTTTGGACAAGAAGACGTTGTCAATGTCCGTCGTGATGGCGTCGCCGAACGCCTCTTCCAATTCCGGACGCATCTGCTCAAAAAGTGCCGATATGGTGCGATCTTCTTGTACCTGCTTGGCGTCGTCGAACGTTGTGACGTCATAGCCGTTCAGTTTCAGAATGTGGCGAAGGGAATTTTCCAGCATGGGTGTCAGGATATAGAGAGCGCTTACGCAGTCACCTTCGAAGAAGCGAGCAAAGCCCCGACTGAAAGTGTTGACCAGATCGTTCGGCACGAATGGGCTGTGCCGGATAAGAGCTTGAAGTGTATCTTCACCGACATAATAATTCCTGGTGATATATTGGCGCGCTACCTGAACTTGTCCTGAAACGTGGATGCCTCTGCGCATACTTTCATGCTGAGAAATTTGCAAACGGATAGCATCGCCGTTGTCACCATCTCCGAAACCTCCACCCTCGGACTTATGAATCACTTTGCCTTCGTGGTCGTGAAATGACGCACCGAACAAAGAAGAAAGCGGATGATCGTTGATAGACTTCACAGCATCCTCCATGAGCTTCTTTGGCGAGGGGGATTGTTCCAAGTCTGCAAAGATCAACAGCAAGTCGATGAGATCACGTTCGCCCTCAAGCTGCTCCTTAACCTGATCCGCGATTGCGCTGAGGTCCATCGGGTGGGAAAACGACGACATTTCGTCTGCAATACCGGACTGGACGTCGATTAATTTGTGACGAAGTTGGGTGCGTCGTTTTCTCTGCCCCGGCACGCCATGATATTCGGCAATTGCCTCGCTGAGCCAGTGCGAGGCCAGCATCGCCGAAGTGTGCTTCTCAGACTCGGCAACCAGCGCTTCTGCAGCACCTGTTCGGCACCGATTCTTTCCATCCTCGTCCTTCGCATAATGATGCCCACGAGCCGCCAAGCGCCAAAGCTCCACAATCATGTGGGAGCCGGGTTCGGGAACGCCCCCTGTCAGATAAGCCTCTATCTCCGCGGCGATGATGCTCGGATCGGAGATGCCAAAATCCAAGTCCATCTCGAAAAACCAATGGACTGGTACAGGATTGCTGCTTCTGACAGCTCGCGCCCTTATTGCCGACAGCAGCGTTCGCGCGGCGATAACCTCGTCAATATCCCAGCCGAGTGGCCGCCCCATCGACAACGCTCGTCGTAGAACATCCCGTGGTGTAAGCCCCAAGAGAGGATCATCGCGGTCAAGACGATCCTTGAGGGAGTCCGAACCCAGCCCCTCCGCGATTGCAACGTAGGATGCGATTGCGGCACGACCCAATTGGTGCCTCTTTCGCTCCAGAAGCCAACAAAGGTCACATAGCCGCGCTCTCAGCACCTGGTTAGCGGCATTCTCGGCCGCATAGGCAAGTACCGACACCGGAATACCGCGAAAGTCTTCTGGAATGGCCGATCGTCGGTCTCCCATGATCATCATCGCGCCGAAGGGTGCGTTGCGATCATTAGGTTTGAAATGAAGGTCCGTACCGGCGGACAGCATCGCGAACACCTTCGCAGCAGCTTGGTTGCCTTGCGCCTCCTGTAGCTCCGTTGCTTCCTTGCGGTACAGGGTGCTCAATTCAACGCAATCGGCAGAATTGCACCCGATGATGGGGGCTTCAAACTCTAACCCCGCAATGTCATCAGGCGTTGCCTGAAGCCAGAAAGGCAGCTCGTGTTCTTGAGCCTCCGCTTCGGCAGCTTCCTCCGGTTGTCCTTCATGCCCCGTCATAGCTGCGGTCCATCAGAGGCTTGGCTGTATCCAGCGTTGCGACATCAGTAATGATGATTTCAAGGTCGCCAATGCCGAAATGGCCGATGTTGCGCACGTCACGGGTGAAGCCGGGCTCAAGTTCAGTAGTGTCCGGATCGACCTTCACGAACACCTTGAGGTGCCTGATCTGGGGCTTGACCTCGACGCAGGCAAAGTTCTTTAGGCGGCGGAAGGCGACGTAGTTGTCCAGGGGCTTCAATTCGACATCGCCGCCCAACGCTAGCAGGTACGCCTTCGTCGCCTCGTAGAGGTCGACAAGGTCCTGGTCTGCGTCCGCGAGATATTGCATAACCGTCTTCTGGCGAGATCGTGGTCGCGCTGCCGCAGGCTCGTCTTGAGTGTCGATGCTGGCAGGGATTTCGCGCGCGGATCGTTCCGATGCCGAGGTTAGCAGTTCGAACAGCAATAGCTCGCCGCCAAATCGGCGATAGCGAACAAGCGCAATGTTCCGGTTCATCTGGTTGACCGCATGGGCGTCGTACTTGGTGAAGTCGCCGGCAATGCAGATTAGGCGCGGGGTGCCCCAATCGACCGCCTTTGCCTGTTCGGCGCCAAAGCGCTCCAGAACAAGCCATTCGAAATCGCGGCGATGGTCCATGAGCCAATCGAGATAGAACAATCCTTGGTTGATGACGTTCTCGTTGCTCGCCCGCTTGTACTCGATGATGACTGGTGAGCCGTTCTCGTCGATGCCGAGCGAGTCCATGCGCCCACCGTTCGACGTCGGAAACTCAGAGGCGAGAAACCTCACCCCGAGAAAGGCTTCCATGTTGCGTTCAATGAGCGTCTGCAGCAACTTTTCCAACGCAACCGCGCTGCCGCGAAGTTCCGTAACCGATGCGCTGTCCGTACGAAAGAGTTTTATGTCGCTCATATAAAAATCACCAAATGAACTGGTGCCCCATTCGATCAAGTCTCCTTAGGCGATCCTCGTAGTCCGGCATGATCGCCTCCAGCGAGCGCCAAAATCGCCGCGAATGATTGTGCTCAAGAATGTGACAAGCCTCGTGAGCAATCACGTAATCAACCAACGGCATGGGTGCCATGGCCAGCCGCCAGTTCAGACGGATGCGTCCGCGTGCATCGCAACTTCCCCAGCGTTTGGACTGGTCAACGACTTTGACGATCGGCGTCGGAATGCCAAGCGTCTTTGCGATCACTCGTGCACGGATGGGAAAATGCTGGATCGCATGGGCTCGATACCAGTGCCTGAGCCCGTTGCGGACAGCGGCGCGCTGTACGGATGCATGTCCATTCGGCAGGACCGGCGCGATGAGTGTCGAACCTCTTGCTGCAATTCGGGTCACAACGGCGGTTTCGTCGGGAATGAGCTTCAAGCGATACTGACGGCCGAGATAGTGAAAGGTCTCGCCGCTCACGAACTCTTTGGCAACCGGCTGCCCTTCAAGTTCGCGGTACGCCGCCTGTTTGCGAAGCAGCCAAGCCCCTTTCTTGCGAACGATACCAAGGACGCGGTCATCATCCAGGTCTGACGGTGCGAGCACGCGCACTCCATCGAAACCAACAGATATCGCCACGGTCTTTCGGCGCGCTGTTCGCTCGATCTGGAACGCAAACGTTTCTCCGCCAAAGACGATGGAATGCTGAGCAGTGTCCGTCATCCCGCGTACCTCGCACGGGCGACATCCATGATCTTTGCCGTCGTGGCCTCGATTTTGTGCGCATCCAATCCTAAGCTGCGTAACTGCTCCTTGATGGATCGGCGCATCTGACGCTGCACGTCCTCCTTGTGCTGCCAGTCAACAACTTCGGCATATTCCTCGAGTGCCTTGGTGATCCCCGCAGCGCTTCGGGATCGCTCGGCGTCGGGTAGATCGTTGTCAATGAACGGCAGGATGGCGGCAGCCGTTCCATTGAGGCCGTCGCTCCTGCTCGCCGCGCCCGAACGAATATCTGCAGCTTGCCCCACCATTGCTTCAAGCTGGGTCAATGCGCTAGCAGCGGACACACGAGCTTCCCGCCTGTCGTTGACGATCCGCTCCAACTGCTCCCAAAGCGAGGCATAGGCCGTGGGGTTTTCGTCGCGGTGGACGTGGATTTCCTGGCGGATGGCGTGCTCGATCTCTGCAGCTTTGGTATCGCTCGACCGCAGGCTTTCCAGATGCGGACGGAAGGCGGGGTCGAGAATATCGAACTTCACCAACAACTGCTCGACACCGGTCACAAAGAGGTGGCTGGTGATGATCTCGCCGACCTTCGCGCCATAGTCCTTGGGGTCAAACGGCTCCTCGTGATAGGCGCGGCGGGCGAGAACACGAATACGCGATAGCCACTTCAGATCGGATGGATAGGGGTCTTCCAACGCCTTTGGGTTGGGCAAGCACCATGTCCATGGCTTCGGCAAAACGCAGGAAGTCGAGTTCGAATTTGGCGCGGATGTCGTCCTGACGCAGCAGTTCAACACACGCGGTATCGTTCTGATGGCTAATACCTTCGAATAGCCGAATGGCCGCACGATGCCGACTTTCAAGAAGCTGGATTTTCTCAGAGAGCGGACGGAGCGCACTGGCTATGCCGTCCTCGTCGGAGAACATATCCAAGGCATCTGCGATGCGGCGGTTATCTCCCCAATAGTCCACGACAAGCCCATAGGTCTTGCCGTCAGCAGTGCGGTTCACGCGTGCGATGGCCTGCAAAAGCGTATGTTCCCGCAGAGGCGCGTCGAGATATAGAACCTGCTCTATCGGCGCATCAAATCCGGTCAGCAGCATGTCGCACACGACCAAGATTTTCAGCGGATCGTCGCGCTTCTTGAAGCGGCTAATTTTGCTGTCGCGGTCGCGCTTGGACAGGTGACGGGCTTGCAACCGGGCGCTGTCATTGTTGGATGCGGACATGATGAGCGCGCATTCGGGCGCGCCAAGCCGCTCCAATGCCTCGACGTAGGTAACGGCGACGTCCCGGCTCACTGTCACGATCTGCGCTTTGAACCCGTTCGGTTCAATCGTGCTTCGATAGTGCGAGAGTATATCTTGGGCGATGGCCTCAACGCGAACCGGCGCTCCAGCTAACTTCTCCTGAAGGCCGGTGCCACGTCTGAGTTTTGCAATCTCGTCTTCGGATAGTTCCGGGAACGCTGCCCGAACTTCCCGTTCAAAATCGCGTCCGTCGATCCTAATGCGCGCATCCCGCATCTCGTAATAGATCGGGACGGTGGCTCCATCCTTCACAGCCTGATCGATCAGGTAGCGGTGCAGGTAATCGCCGAAGGCCTCGCGGGTGCTCCGGTCTTTTTTGTCGATTGGTGTGCCGGTGAAGGCGATCATACAGGCATTGGGCAACCCTGCGCGCATCCGGGCGGCAAGCGCGCCATATTGCGTCCGGTGCGCTTCATCGACCATGACGAAGACATTCCGCGCCTTGGAGATAACCGAAGAGCGTTTCGGCACGGCGCTGTGAAACTTATGGACGGTCGTCAGAACTGTCGTTCCAGCGCCGCCCGACAAAGCCTTGCGCAGCGAGTCCCCACTTTCGGCCTGCATGGGATTGGCAAATCCCGAGCGCTGGAATTGCCCGGTGATCTGGTCATCAAGGTCGGTTCTATCCGTGACGATGACAATGGTCGGATTTTCGGCTTCGGGGAGGCGGCGCAGCTTGGTCGCAAGAAACACCATCGTCAGCGATTTACCGGAGCCTTGGGTATGGTGGATGACCCCGCCACGGCGCTGAGGATTGGGCGCCGTCCGGATGCGCTCAATCGCTTTACCGACGGCAACGAATTGCTGATAGCGCGCCAGCTTCTTGATGCGCCGCCCGCCGATAGTCTCGAACACGACGAAGTTGCGGATGAGATCAAGCAGATTGGCCGGGGCGAGAAGCCCGGCGAGCAAGATGTCTTGTCCGGTTGGTGTTCGCCCCAATTGCGCCGCAAGCGCGTCCAGCGTGAGCGGATAGGGATCTTTCCATTCAGCCCATTGCCGGGCAGGCGTCAGCGTCGTGCCGTACTTCGCCACATCGCGCGCCAGTGCGATGGAAATCTGCGCCGTCTCGAACAGGCGGGGAGCGCCAAGCCCGGCGAATTCATCCCGGTTTTCATAACGGCGGAACTGGCGGATCGCCTCGCCCATCGGGTCCGCCAATGACGGCGATTTACATTCGATGGCTGCGAGCGGCAGCCCATTCACGTAAACCACAATATCGGGGATGATGTCCTGACGAGCGCCCTTGATGGCGACTTGCCGAGCGAACTCGAACGTGTTGGCTGATGGATCATCGAAATCGAAGAACCGCACATTGCGGTCCTGTCGTCTGCCGCCTTCTGTATGGGGGGCCGTCACGCCATAGGTGAGGGCCGTATAGGCGCTCTCGTTAGCCTCCATCACATCGACGGCTGTAACGCGCGTGACGGCGGCAACAGCGCGACGAACGCCGTGATCGTCAAGCCACGGATTAAGGCGCGTCAGGCATTCCGCAAGGCGAAGCGTCAGAACCGGCTCTGTTGCAAGACCATCGCGCAGCCGTCGCACGTCCTCTGGTGACAGGGGCTTATAGTCGAACAGCACCCGCAGCAGGTCCGTCGCCGGCTCCTCTACCCATTCGCGCTCAAGCTGTTCACTAGTCTCGTTCATGCAGCTTGCCCAGCTTTGTCACGATGCCGCGCAATAATGCTTTCAGGGAGGCGAATGCGCCCTGAGAGCAGTTCCTGAGCTAACGCATCCCGTACAGAACGAAGCGCAGAGAGGTTGTCTCTCTCTGAACGCAAGCGCTCTTGGCTACTTTCAGCTAATGTGACCAATCTGATTTGCTCGTCGCGCGTTACGACGGGGACGGGAAATTCGTTAAGGCGCTCCAAAGGAAACCGCTTGGTTCCATGTGTGGCAGTCTCTATCTCTCCCAGAAGCTTGTGCTCATTTATGTCGAGCCAGAGTTTTAGAAACGCCGGTGCAACACCTTCATTGGGAACAAATGCTTTCACGTCCTGATTGAAAGCACACCGAACTGTGCAGATCGTTGAAGGGACTGATCGCGCAAGGATCATGCCGCGAACGACCAAGAGAAGCGTTCCCGGACCAACCATCCCGAGCGCTTTTGCCGCGTCTTCCGAAATGTGGTCTACCGTCGATGAAATACTTGGACCTTTTATATCTTTCGGACACACCCAAGGTATTGATCCTTTCCAGTTCTCCTCAGCCGCAGTTGCAGGCGTTCCTCCGCTCAGCCAGCGCCCCATCTTCGCTACGCAGGACCAAAGCAGAGACTGCTGTCGTTCGACAAAATACTGTTTGAGAAGCGCTTTCTTGGTTTGCTCAATCGCCTTGATTAGCGCCTCAGTCTTCGCAATAGCGGCCTCGGCAGCGCCGAGGACTTCTGCAATCGCGCGCTGTTCCGTGAGCGGAGGCAGCCCGAATTTGAAGGCGGACAGATCGCTGAATAGGATGGATTTTCTGCGATTGACCCCGCCATTGCTGTAGGGGTCGAAACGACCACTCAGCGCAAATCTTTTGAACTGCCGAAGCGCAATTTCATTGTTGATCTCTTCGGAATTGGTTTCGAAAACCGTATACATCGGGCTAATCAAGCCCGCGTCCTCGTTTCTCAGGTAGTCAATAGAACCTTCATCAAGGTGGATCGTGGCGTAGGCAAATTGCCCACGCTTCACAACCTTGTATTGGCGGGTGTTCTCACTATGAACGGACTTTGAGAAATACTCATTGGAACGGACAAAACCCCGGTGCTTTGTCATGCTTAGGACGGGGATGTCAGCGCTCGCATGGTTTCTATTCGAGATTTCGCGGGCAATTTGACCGATGCGCACCTCGCGCCAGCCTTTGGGCACTTCAACCGACATAACCCATCTCCTTGAGAAGGGCGTTCATGCGGGCCGCAGCTTCGTCCCGGGCCGTCTCAGCGTCCCACAGCTTGGCAAGTTCGGCCTGCACATCGATCGGCTTTTCGGGCTCGAGCGTATCGATGTAGCGGGAGATGTTGAGATTGAAATCGTTCTCTTCGATCTCCTTCATGTCGACGATGCGGCAGAAGCGATCCTCATCCTTCCAAGCATTGAAGGCATTAACGATGCGCGTGATGTTGCCCTCGCCCAAGATGTTCTTTTTAGGCCGTTCCTCGAATTCCTTTGCGCCGTGAATGAACAGTACTCTTCCCTTGCGCTCAGTCGCTTTTGCCTTGTTGAGGATCAAAACGGTTGCTGGAATGCCGGTTCCTGCGAACAGGTTTTCTGGCAGGCCGATAATCGCTTCGAACAGATCGGCTTTCAGCATCGACTCGCGAATACGGCCGTCGCCTGAGCCGCGGAACAGCACCCCATGCGGCATCACTACGCCGCAAACACCTTTAGTGTTGAGCGTGGCCACCATGTGCTGAACGAAGGCTAGATCGCCCATGTTCTTTGGGGGAATGCCGTAGATGAAGCGATTGTGGCCCTTCTTCTCGGTGTCGCCTGACACGTCCTCCGCACCCCAGCTATCCAGCGAGAAGGGCGGGTTGGCGATTACTCGATCATAAAGGAACAGGTTGCCGTCCTGATCCAACAGGCGCGGATTGCGGATTGTATCGCCTTTTTCAATTCGCGCATCGCGTAGCCCGTGCAGCAGCAAGTTCATCTTGGCGATGGCCCATGTGCCAAGGTTCTTTTCCTGCCCGTGCAGCGTGATGTTGAGCGCTTCGCCGAGCCGCTTGCCTTCGAGCTTCGCCACATGCTCCGCGACCTGAACCAGCATGCCGCCTGAGCCACATGTTGGGTCGCTGATGCGCATACCTGGCTTGGGGGCCAGCAACTCGACAATCAGCCGCACGACATGGTGGGGGGTATAGAACTCGCCGCCCTTCTTGCCTGCATCGTCTGCGAACTTGTCGATCAAGTATTCATATGCGCGACCAAGCATATCCGGTTCGGACAGAGAAGCGTTCGACAGGTCGATGCGTGAGAAATGGTCGATCAGACGCGACAGAACGCCTTCGCGGTTCTTGGCATCGCCAAGGCGCGATTCGGAGTTGAAGTCGATATTGGCCAGCACACCTTCGATCGAAGGATTGGCGTCCTCAATCGCGGCGCATGCTTTGTTGAGGTGGTCGCCAATACCCGTCGTCAGCTTTTTGATCGACGACCAGCGCGCGCGTTCAACGAGAAAGAACTCATGCTCGTCTGGGTCGCTGTAGGCGACATTTTCCGGCAGCCCCTGACGTATGGACTCCTTGGCCTCTTCCTCGAAACGATCAGAAAGTCGCTTCAGAAATAGAAAGCCAAAGATGTAGATCTTGTAGTCGGAGCTATCGATGGAGCCGCGAAGAATGTCAGCGGATTTCCAAAGATGATTTTCCAGTTCGGTACGTGTGAGTTTGGCCATGTTTACCTCAATGATTCTGGTCGTCGCCAAACAGGCGCGCGTCAATCAGACGCCGCGCGAGTGAGCGGCGGATTTTAGCGGCCTCCAAGGCGGTGCGGTAAGCGACTTGGGCTTCCTTAACGAGGGCGGCAATGCGCTCCTGTTCGTTCAGCGACGGCAGATTGATTTCGAGATTGGCGAGGTCCTTCGGCGACAGGGAAAGCAGTGTCGTCGCTCCCCTGCGCAAAACCTCGATCTTTGGGCGGAACACATCGCTCGATAGGATCGCAAACAGAGCGCCGCCCGTCGCATCAGGGGCGGGTCGCACGACAATGATGTTTGCACTGGCAACGGCTCCTGCTGTCTCATCGCCCACGAGCCCGAACTTAAGTAGTGTCCCGCGCCCGGTAACGAGTACGTCGCCAGCCTGAACCGCATAGGTCATGGCTTTGGAAAGCGAGGAAAAGCCTACCGTGTCCAGTGCTTCTCGTGGAGCAACAACGCCATCTTGAAGGTCGCGCACGCCGATGACCGGCAGCCTTTCGCCCGGACGGATCACCGTTTCCTCGCGTGATACCCCAACACCCG carries:
- a CDS encoding DUF4209 domain-containing protein, with translation MTGHEGQPEEAAEAEAQEHELPFWLQATPDDIAGLEFEAPIIGCNSADCVELSTLYRKEATELQEAQGNQAAAKVFAMLSAGTDLHFKPNDRNAPFGAMMIMGDRRSAIPEDFRGIPVSVLAYAAENAANQVLRARLCDLCWLLERKRHQLGRAAIASYVAIAEGLGSDSLKDRLDRDDPLLGLTPRDVLRRALSMGRPLGWDIDEVIAARTLLSAIRARAVRSSNPVPVHWFFEMDLDFGISDPSIIAAEIEAYLTGGVPEPGSHMIVELWRLAARGHHYAKDEDGKNRCRTGAAEALVAESEKHTSAMLASHWLSEAIAEYHGVPGQRKRRTQLRHKLIDVQSGIADEMSSFSHPMDLSAIADQVKEQLEGERDLIDLLLIFADLEQSPSPKKLMEDAVKSINDHPLSSLFGASFHDHEGKVIHKSEGGGFGDGDNGDAIRLQISQHESMRRGIHVSGQVQVARQYITRNYYVGEDTLQALIRHSPFVPNDLVNTFSRGFARFFEGDCVSALYILTPMLENSLRHILKLNGYDVTTFDDAKQVQEDRTISALFEQMRPELEEAFGDAITTDIDNVFLSKPGPSLRHAVAHGLLNDSSPYGTDAIYACWLIFRLCCIPLFEQRERLRLPS
- a CDS encoding DUF5655 domain-containing protein — protein: MSDIKLFRTDSASVTELRGSAVALEKLLQTLIERNMEAFLGVRFLASEFPTSNGGRMDSLGIDENGSPVIIEYKRASNENVINQGLFYLDWLMDHRRDFEWLVLERFGAEQAKAVDWGTPRLICIAGDFTKYDAHAVNQMNRNIALVRYRRFGGELLLFELLTSASERSAREIPASIDTQDEPAAARPRSRQKTVMQYLADADQDLVDLYEATKAYLLALGGDVELKPLDNYVAFRRLKNFACVEVKPQIRHLKVFVKVDPDTTELEPGFTRDVRNIGHFGIGDLEIIITDVATLDTAKPLMDRSYDGA
- a CDS encoding M48 family metallopeptidase — translated: MTDTAQHSIVFGGETFAFQIERTARRKTVAISVGFDGVRVLAPSDLDDDRVLGIVRKKGAWLLRKQAAYRELEGQPVAKEFVSGETFHYLGRQYRLKLIPDETAVVTRIAARGSTLIAPVLPNGHASVQRAAVRNGLRHWYRAHAIQHFPIRARVIAKTLGIPTPIVKVVDQSKRWGSCDARGRIRLNWRLAMAPMPLVDYVIAHEACHILEHNHSRRFWRSLEAIMPDYEDRLRRLDRMGHQFIW
- a CDS encoding restriction endonuclease subunit S, whose translation is MSVEVPKGWREVRIGQIAREISNRNHASADIPVLSMTKHRGFVRSNEYFSKSVHSENTRQYKVVKRGQFAYATIHLDEGSIDYLRNEDAGLISPMYTVFETNSEEINNEIALRQFKRFALSGRFDPYSNGGVNRRKSILFSDLSAFKFGLPPLTEQRAIAEVLGAAEAAIAKTEALIKAIEQTKKALLKQYFVERQQSLLWSCVAKMGRWLSGGTPATAAEENWKGSIPWVCPKDIKGPSISSTVDHISEDAAKALGMVGPGTLLLVVRGMILARSVPSTICTVRCAFNQDVKAFVPNEGVAPAFLKLWLDINEHKLLGEIETATHGTKRFPLERLNEFPVPVVTRDEQIRLVTLAESSQERLRSERDNLSALRSVRDALAQELLSGRIRLPESIIARHRDKAGQAA
- a CDS encoding type I restriction-modification system subunit M, whose protein sequence is MAKLTRTELENHLWKSADILRGSIDSSDYKIYIFGFLFLKRLSDRFEEEAKESIRQGLPENVAYSDPDEHEFFLVERARWSSIKKLTTGIGDHLNKACAAIEDANPSIEGVLANIDFNSESRLGDAKNREGVLSRLIDHFSRIDLSNASLSEPDMLGRAYEYLIDKFADDAGKKGGEFYTPHHVVRLIVELLAPKPGMRISDPTCGSGGMLVQVAEHVAKLEGKRLGEALNITLHGQEKNLGTWAIAKMNLLLHGLRDARIEKGDTIRNPRLLDQDGNLFLYDRVIANPPFSLDSWGAEDVSGDTEKKGHNRFIYGIPPKNMGDLAFVQHMVATLNTKGVCGVVMPHGVLFRGSGDGRIRESMLKADLFEAIIGLPENLFAGTGIPATVLILNKAKATERKGRVLFIHGAKEFEERPKKNILGEGNITRIVNAFNAWKDEDRFCRIVDMKEIEENDFNLNISRYIDTLEPEKPIDVQAELAKLWDAETARDEAAARMNALLKEMGYVG
- a CDS encoding restriction endonuclease subunit S: MMKQRKATVLSHTGARLLDVAEIFAGVGVSREETVIRPGERLPVIGVRDLQDGVVAPREALDTVGFSSLSKAMTYAVQAGDVLVTGRGTLLKFGLVGDETAGAVASANIIVVRPAPDATGGALFAILSSDVFRPKIEVLRRGATTLLSLSPKDLANLEINLPSLNEQERIAALVKEAQVAYRTALEAAKIRRSLARRLIDARLFGDDQNH